The following are encoded together in the Chaetodon auriga isolate fChaAug3 chromosome 4, fChaAug3.hap1, whole genome shotgun sequence genome:
- the ncf4 gene encoding neutrophil cytosol factor 4: MSLPQQLRDESDFDQLPDNIPISATIADTEEKKGFIDYFRFVIEVKTKGGGKYFIYRRYREFFNLHQILESKYSPEDPEKPGPNTCALPSLPGKIFIGNKQEIAESRIPELNTYMKRLLGLPIWFLLDETLRMFFYQRDQDSQHQPRALRRLRPNTRKVKSVKPKMDLFSSPRAEAMFDFRGNGKAELNLKRGEVIFLLQRVNADWLEGTVNNQTGIFPQSFVKIIKPLPESDTEGEGEGHTYSCLRCFLLTPNGVDTRDVCVQENLTIQPSYKDLLSRMRNVFKVEDIALNYRDPEGDLIRILDDEDVQLMIKEGRRQQGKVKRPVNQFPWELHVTLISDLSVYNTEA, encoded by the exons ATGTCGCTGCCGCAGCAGTTACGGGACGAAAG TGACTTTGATCAGCTGCCCgataacattcccatcagtgCCACCATCGCTGAtactgaggagaagaaaggctTCATCGACTACTTT aGGTTTGTGATCGAGGTGAAGACTAAAGGAGGGGGCAAGTATTTCATCTACAGGAGGTACAGAGAGTTCTTCAACCTCCACCAGATCCTCGAGTCCAAATACTCTCCTGAAGACCCAGAGAAGCCTGGTCCCAACACCTGCGCCCTGCCCTctcttccag GAAAAATCTTCATTGGCAACAAACAGGAGATTGCAGAGAGCAGAATCCCTGAACTCAACACGTACATGAAG aGGTTGCTGGGTCTGCCAATATGGTTTTTGCTCGACGAAACTCTCAGGATGTTTTTCTACCAGAGGGACCAGGACAGCCAGCACCAACCGCGAGCCCTCAGGCGCCTCCGCCCCAACACCCGCAAAGT GAAGTCAGTCAAACCAAAGATGgacctcttctcctcccccaGGGCCGAG GCGATGTTTGACTTTCGCGGCAACGGCAAGGCGGAGTTGAACCTGAAGAGGGGAGAGGTGATCTTCCTGCTGCAACGAGTCAACGCCGACTGGCTGGAG GGCACAGTGAACAATCAGACAGGTATTTTCCCACAGTCCTTTGTGAAGATCATCAAGCCCCTCCCTGAGAGTGACACAGAAGGTGAGGGCGAAGGCCACACCTACAGCTGCCTGCGCTGCTTCCTGCTCACCCCCAATGGAGTCGACACCAG agatgtgtgtgtacaagAGAACCTCACCATCCAGCCGTCGTACAAGGACCTGCTGTCTCGTATGAG GAACGTCTTCAAGGTGGAAGACATCGCCCTGAACTACCGCGATCCCGAAGGCGACCTCATCCGTATCCTCGATGACGAGGACGTCCAGCTGATGATCAAGGAGGGGAGAAGGCAGCAGGGCAAAGTCAAGAGACCTGTCAATCAGTTTCCATGGGAACTGCATGTGACCTTGATCTCTGACCTTTCTGTTTACAACACTGAGGCCtga